The Candidatus Thorarchaeota archaeon genome includes a window with the following:
- a CDS encoding FKBP-type peptidyl-prolyl cis-trans isomerase: MSMFHRRSVTLALLVLLFASSMATTMSHPHGWDNSAFDDEPVDFASAADSPVNLSIPYVDTHYGYADGIIDPTEYSRNYTDSATGMTVFFEHDSSILYVGLSASTSGWLALGWKNQTGKFSTDGLNGSDLVYGTATGTPLSSYQRVTPNDVVTVDYKLYTRNGTLLEEGSAPGDDSETPIGDLRPEVAEKNALLNPYIDQIIGMRIGEQRHFIIPAEKAYNDPRHPMYGKDLEYVITLRRINYIFDSPANQSSIEYSDEYGISTFQHLPDTNQSRILSANASLVGGTTQVEYFVRMNSTDPYDIPLYNTTDARFPFVLLRGPNDDFSSLPVQHTEWTKPLNMQIISNTVPVLEIINPEPNAILGLVTTLKVNASDDGLVRRCYYRVDDGEWIEFYRNFKSDFWESKTDLSDYDNGTHTIWFNATDASNVSSIASVDVIFYWPQIPLLGMRLRVSRTVSTLEHHQTKVEDTFSVRNNGSAPINSIEVFLPTRWEPYFLSISATDANDREIEIVRVSNEADLMHWRLHFFEPVSVEEIYNFTSVMYFHSLHTFLEEEGNIFELSFLRYPVVPYVLRRASLTTNLRSGDSLASDRVDDTTENLEPMTCEMFTLNMSSYTPYLTADRSTNVKLNSWGWLVYTEEISIHNIGTANEDKLAFEIPAYASGIRIHDKVGILADSQKTAEHEFNESVELTINLQSDRFGEGKFKPGWDYTFKIDYFVKLDAYTSSSPGGSLLELPMGTLSHILVEKHTVDLVLSTSISVVDTSGNYRLLYGAFDTTLRYTVFNTTQYNPPEVRLVYNLAIGIVARPLIFAFIIGLVATAYVSYRKIRPKGPVPVVGKSTEKVRRQVGAPPELLREFADMYSRKTALEMDLEKLQASRRRGKVSKKEYMIREKDIKSKLEDIDSELPSVKDELISHGSKYRDMIAQLEMENEKVEGAKAGLRQLLRRKKKQRISRAAFEKSRQDYLKTIKEATSAIDRILLSIEEAAGEM; encoded by the coding sequence TTGAGCATGTTCCATAGACGGTCGGTGACACTCGCACTACTGGTATTACTCTTTGCCAGCAGCATGGCGACAACCATGTCTCATCCGCACGGCTGGGATAATTCCGCGTTTGATGATGAACCTGTAGATTTCGCATCGGCTGCGGATTCCCCCGTGAACCTATCGATTCCGTATGTAGATACCCACTACGGGTATGCAGATGGAATCATAGACCCAACAGAGTATAGCCGAAACTATACTGATTCCGCAACCGGTATGACGGTATTTTTTGAGCATGATTCGTCCATTCTCTACGTTGGATTGTCAGCCTCAACATCTGGTTGGCTGGCACTTGGATGGAAGAATCAAACCGGCAAATTCAGTACAGATGGTCTCAATGGTAGTGACTTAGTATATGGAACTGCTACTGGTACCCCATTATCGAGCTATCAGCGGGTAACCCCAAATGATGTGGTCACTGTAGATTACAAGCTCTATACTCGGAATGGAACTCTTCTGGAAGAAGGAAGTGCACCAGGTGATGACTCTGAAACCCCTATTGGCGATTTGAGGCCCGAAGTTGCTGAAAAGAACGCTCTTCTCAATCCTTACATCGACCAAATCATCGGAATGCGTATTGGCGAACAGCGCCATTTCATAATTCCAGCCGAAAAAGCCTATAATGACCCTAGACATCCCATGTACGGAAAGGACCTGGAATACGTTATCACACTAAGACGTATCAATTACATTTTTGATAGTCCTGCGAACCAGAGTTCAATCGAGTACAGTGATGAGTATGGTATCAGTACTTTTCAGCATCTTCCAGACACCAACCAAAGTAGAATACTCTCCGCAAATGCAAGTCTGGTTGGCGGAACAACACAGGTTGAATACTTCGTTCGGATGAATAGCACAGATCCTTATGACATTCCTTTGTATAACACGACAGATGCACGGTTTCCTTTTGTTCTTCTTCGTGGACCGAATGATGATTTTAGTTCGCTTCCTGTTCAGCATACAGAATGGACAAAGCCACTAAATATGCAAATTATATCAAACACCGTACCCGTTTTGGAGATAATCAATCCTGAACCGAATGCAATACTTGGCTTAGTTACAACCTTGAAGGTGAACGCGTCCGATGATGGATTAGTCCGAAGATGCTACTACAGAGTTGATGATGGAGAATGGATTGAATTCTATCGCAATTTCAAGTCTGATTTCTGGGAATCCAAGACTGACCTATCGGATTATGATAATGGAACACATACTATCTGGTTCAATGCTACAGATGCATCCAATGTATCTAGTATTGCATCAGTTGATGTGATATTCTACTGGCCACAGATTCCTCTGCTTGGGATGCGATTGAGGGTATCACGAACCGTTAGTACCTTGGAGCACCATCAGACAAAGGTGGAGGACACCTTCTCTGTCAGGAATAACGGATCAGCCCCCATCAACTCGATTGAGGTGTTCTTACCCACTAGATGGGAGCCTTATTTCCTTTCAATCTCAGCTACCGATGCAAATGATCGTGAAATCGAAATAGTTCGAGTATCTAATGAAGCGGATCTCATGCATTGGAGGCTGCATTTCTTTGAGCCTGTTTCTGTCGAAGAGATATACAACTTCACATCTGTGATGTACTTCCATTCCCTTCACACATTTCTCGAGGAGGAGGGAAATATCTTCGAACTTAGCTTTTTGAGATATCCCGTTGTTCCTTATGTTCTGAGACGGGCCAGCTTGACCACGAATCTCCGAAGTGGAGATTCTTTGGCTAGTGATAGAGTCGATGATACTACTGAGAACCTGGAACCAATGACTTGTGAGATGTTCACTCTGAACATGAGCTCCTATACACCATATCTGACAGCGGATCGGAGTACAAACGTGAAATTGAACTCTTGGGGTTGGTTGGTCTACACCGAAGAGATTTCAATACACAATATCGGAACCGCAAACGAGGATAAACTAGCTTTCGAAATTCCCGCCTACGCGTCAGGTATTCGAATTCATGACAAAGTAGGCATACTTGCAGATTCGCAAAAAACTGCAGAGCACGAGTTCAATGAATCGGTCGAACTAACGATAAATCTACAGAGCGACCGTTTTGGTGAGGGTAAGTTCAAACCTGGGTGGGATTATACTTTCAAAATTGATTATTTCGTGAAACTGGATGCGTATACAAGTTCCTCCCCCGGTGGAAGTCTACTTGAACTACCTATGGGTACTTTGAGCCATATTCTTGTAGAGAAACACACAGTTGACCTTGTCCTCTCTACTTCAATCTCAGTTGTTGATACCTCAGGAAACTACCGATTGCTTTACGGTGCCTTTGATACAACACTTCGCTACACGGTTTTCAATACAACACAGTATAATCCACCTGAAGTACGACTTGTGTATAACTTGGCTATTGGAATTGTAGCGAGGCCACTGATATTCGCATTCATCATTGGTTTGGTTGCCACGGCCTATGTATCCTATCGCAAGATACGACCCAAGGGTCCCGTTCCTGTCGTAGGCAAATCAACTGAAAAAGTACGCAGACAAGTTGGAGCTCCACCCGAACTCCTCAGAGAGTTTGCGGATATGTATTCGAGGAAGACGGCGCTTGAGATGGACTTGGAGAAGCTTCAAGCCTCAAGAAGAAGAGGGAAAGTGTCTAAGAAAGAATACATGATTCGCGAAAAAGACATCAAGTCCAAGCTTGAGGACATAGACAGTGAGCTTCCATCGGTGAAGGATGAGCTGATTTCTCATGGCTCCAAGTATCGTGATATGATTGCGCAACTCGAGATGGAAAACGAGAAAGTTGAAGGGGCCAAGGCTGGATTGCGACAACTACTTCGGAGGAAGAAGAAGCAGCGCATTAGCAGAGCTGCATTTGAGAAGTCGCGACAAGACTACTTGAAGACAATAAAGGAAGCCACGAGCGCGATAGATAGGATTCTCCTATCCATTGAAGAAGCAGCAGGAGAAATGTAA